A section of the Pimelobacter simplex genome encodes:
- a CDS encoding flavin-containing monooxygenase yields the protein MNAPNDTPVRDLLVVGAGLAGIYAMYRALEQGLDVVGVEAGDSVGGTWYWNRYPGARCDVESVDYSYSFDRELEKDWRWTERFATQPEIRAYLDHVADRYDLRRHFTFGRRVSAARFDEQASTWTATLDDGTEHRARFVMMATGCLSAPHRPDLPGIDDFAGTQLFTAQWPEEPVDLTGKRVGLIGTGSSGIQAAPLLAEQAQSLTVFQRSANYTVPARNRPLTEDEQREIQETYPERREASRYAPAGSLSTTHAQKATEVSPEERERAFEARWQEGGVLFAKTFPDQSSDLVANDYAREFAEAKIRGIVADPQVATDLIPTDHPIGTKRIVTDTGYYEMYNRDDVELVNLRRDPIEQVTAWGIKTADASFELDVLVFATGFDALTGALTSIDLRGARGAVLADEWAAGPTTYLGLGVAGFPNLITLNGPGSPSVLANMSTHTEQQVDWGMDLIAYCREHGIDQAEPRRDAAEKWTDHLGEVAEGTLFVKAASWYMGANIEGKKRTFMPYIGGFGNYRRLCDEARDTGYAGYVLTTRS from the coding sequence ATGAACGCACCGAACGACACCCCCGTCCGCGACCTCCTCGTCGTCGGCGCCGGCCTGGCCGGCATCTACGCGATGTATCGGGCCCTCGAGCAGGGGCTCGACGTGGTCGGCGTCGAGGCCGGCGACAGCGTGGGCGGCACCTGGTACTGGAACCGCTACCCGGGTGCGCGGTGCGACGTCGAGAGCGTCGACTACTCCTACTCCTTCGACCGCGAGCTCGAGAAGGACTGGCGCTGGACCGAGCGGTTCGCGACCCAGCCCGAGATCCGCGCGTACCTCGACCACGTCGCCGACCGCTACGACCTGCGCCGGCACTTCACCTTCGGCCGCCGGGTGAGCGCGGCCCGCTTCGACGAGCAGGCCTCGACCTGGACCGCGACCCTGGACGACGGCACCGAGCACCGGGCCCGCTTCGTGATGATGGCGACCGGCTGCCTCTCCGCGCCGCACCGGCCCGACCTGCCGGGCATCGACGACTTCGCCGGCACCCAGCTCTTCACCGCGCAGTGGCCCGAGGAGCCGGTCGACCTGACCGGCAAGCGGGTCGGCCTCATCGGCACCGGCTCGTCGGGCATCCAGGCCGCGCCGCTCCTGGCCGAGCAGGCCCAGTCGCTCACCGTCTTCCAGCGCAGCGCCAACTACACGGTGCCGGCCCGGAACCGGCCGCTGACCGAGGACGAGCAGCGCGAGATCCAGGAGACCTATCCCGAGCGCCGCGAGGCCTCGCGCTACGCCCCGGCCGGCTCGCTGAGCACCACCCACGCGCAGAAGGCGACCGAGGTCAGCCCCGAGGAGCGCGAGCGCGCGTTCGAGGCGCGCTGGCAGGAGGGCGGCGTCCTGTTCGCCAAGACCTTCCCCGACCAGAGCAGCGACCTGGTCGCCAACGACTACGCGCGGGAGTTCGCCGAGGCCAAGATCCGGGGGATCGTGGCCGACCCGCAGGTCGCGACCGACCTGATCCCGACCGACCACCCGATCGGCACCAAGCGGATCGTCACCGACACCGGCTACTACGAGATGTACAACCGCGACGACGTCGAGCTGGTCAACCTGCGCCGGGACCCGATCGAGCAGGTCACCGCGTGGGGGATCAAGACCGCCGACGCGTCGTTCGAGCTGGACGTGCTGGTGTTCGCCACCGGCTTCGACGCGCTCACCGGCGCGCTCACCTCGATCGACCTGCGGGGCGCGCGGGGCGCGGTCCTCGCCGACGAGTGGGCGGCCGGGCCCACGACGTACCTCGGGCTGGGCGTGGCCGGGTTCCCCAACCTGATCACGCTCAACGGCCCGGGCAGTCCGTCGGTGCTGGCCAACATGTCCACCCACACCGAGCAGCAGGTCGACTGGGGCATGGACCTGATCGCCTACTGCCGCGAGCACGGGATCGACCAGGCCGAGCCGCGCCGCGACGCCGCCGAGAAGTGGACCGACCACCTCGGCGAGGTCGCCGAGGGGACGCTCTTCGTCAAGGCCGCGTCCTGGTACATGGGCGCCAACATCGAGGGCAAGAAGCGCACCTTCATGCCCTACATCGGCGGCTTCGGCAACTACCGCCGGCTGTGCGACGAGGCTCGCGACACGGGGTACGCCGGCTACGTGCTGACCACCCGTTCCTGA
- a CDS encoding alpha/beta hydrolase, whose protein sequence is MIDQLDPEVAGFLAALNEGFPPVATMTGAEARAATRARQVPPANLDDVRSAEDVTIPVAGGTIGARVYRPHGADDVRRPLVVFLHGGGFVFCDLESHDGFCRQLARGVDAVVVSVDYRLAPEHPAPTAAEDAYAALLWASERHDELGTDPARVVVAGDSAGGNLAAVVALMTRDRGGPVLAGQALLGPVIDPACDTPSYDLYAEGWFNTRATMEWYWDQYLGPERRLPEPPELVAPARAADHAGLAPAIIAITAADPLRDEGQAYAARLAAAGVPVVARTYPGLFHGTLTFLTLRAGDSARELLYADLRTLFDRTTRETPR, encoded by the coding sequence ATGATCGACCAGCTCGACCCCGAGGTCGCCGGCTTCCTGGCGGCGCTCAACGAGGGCTTCCCCCCGGTGGCCACCATGACCGGCGCCGAGGCGCGTGCCGCGACCCGGGCCCGGCAGGTCCCGCCGGCCAACCTCGACGACGTCCGCTCCGCCGAGGACGTGACCATCCCGGTCGCCGGCGGCACGATCGGCGCCCGGGTCTACCGGCCGCACGGCGCCGATGACGTACGCCGTCCGCTCGTGGTCTTCCTGCACGGCGGCGGCTTCGTCTTCTGCGACCTCGAGAGCCACGACGGCTTCTGCCGCCAGCTCGCCCGCGGCGTCGACGCGGTCGTCGTCTCGGTCGACTACCGCCTCGCCCCCGAGCACCCCGCGCCGACCGCCGCCGAGGACGCCTACGCCGCCCTGCTCTGGGCGAGCGAGCGCCACGACGAGCTCGGCACCGACCCGGCCCGGGTGGTCGTCGCCGGCGACAGCGCGGGCGGCAACCTCGCCGCCGTCGTCGCCCTGATGACCCGCGACCGCGGCGGGCCGGTCCTGGCCGGCCAGGCGCTGCTGGGCCCGGTCATCGACCCGGCCTGCGACACCCCGAGCTACGACCTGTACGCCGAGGGCTGGTTCAACACGCGGGCCACCATGGAGTGGTACTGGGACCAGTACCTCGGGCCCGAGCGCCGGCTGCCGGAGCCGCCCGAGCTGGTCGCGCCGGCGCGCGCCGCCGACCATGCCGGCCTGGCCCCGGCGATCATCGCCATCACCGCCGCGGACCCGCTGCGCGACGAGGGCCAGGCCTACGCAGCCCGGCTGGCCGCCGCCGGGGTGCCGGTCGTCGCCCGGACCTATCCCGGCCTCTTCCACGGCACCCTGACCTTCCTCACGCTGCGCGCCGGAGACTCCGCGCGCGAGCTGCTCTACGCCGACCTGCGCACGCTGTTCGACCGAACCACCCGGGAGACCCCTCGATGA
- a CDS encoding glucose 1-dehydrogenase, with the protein MTTTQHPSSSPTSTPTGRVAGRVVIVTGGARGIGAACVRSLVAEGARVVVADVLADDATALVAELGERTAYVPLDVTSEEGWQQAVAAAEERFGPVWGLVNNAGIVHVDPIETLSEADYRRVIDVNQVGVFLGMKAVIGSMRRGGGGSIVNISSTGGLVAYSRILGYVASKWAVRGMTKTAAQELGPDGIRVNSVHPGIVASEMTASSSRSHEQVKTQPLARAADPSEIGALVLFLVSEESSYSTGSEFVADGGFTSL; encoded by the coding sequence ATGACCACGACCCAGCACCCGTCCTCGTCCCCGACCTCGACCCCGACCGGCCGCGTCGCCGGCCGGGTCGTCATCGTCACCGGCGGCGCCCGCGGCATCGGCGCCGCGTGCGTCCGCTCGCTCGTCGCCGAGGGTGCGCGCGTGGTGGTCGCCGACGTCCTCGCGGACGACGCGACCGCGCTGGTCGCCGAGCTGGGGGAGCGCACGGCGTACGTGCCGCTCGACGTGACCAGCGAGGAGGGCTGGCAGCAGGCCGTCGCCGCGGCCGAGGAGCGGTTCGGGCCGGTCTGGGGGCTGGTCAACAACGCCGGCATCGTGCACGTCGACCCGATCGAGACGCTCAGCGAGGCCGACTACCGCCGCGTCATCGACGTCAACCAGGTCGGCGTCTTCCTCGGCATGAAGGCGGTGATCGGGTCGATGCGGCGCGGGGGCGGCGGCTCGATCGTCAACATCTCCTCGACCGGCGGGCTCGTCGCCTACTCCCGGATCCTCGGGTACGTCGCCTCGAAGTGGGCCGTGCGCGGGATGACCAAGACGGCGGCCCAGGAGCTCGGCCCGGACGGGATCCGGGTCAACTCGGTGCACCCCGGGATCGTCGCCTCGGAGATGACCGCGAGCTCCAGCCGCTCCCACGAGCAGGTCAAGACCCAGCCGCTGGCGCGCGCCGCGGACCCGTCCGAGATCGGCGCGCTCGTGCTCTTCCTGGTCTCCGAGGAGTCCAGCTACAGCACCGGCTCGGAGTTCGTGGCCGACGGCGGGTTCACCTCGCTCTGA